A stretch of DNA from Leucobacter luti:
AGATCGCCTCTTCGTCGCTCGAGACCTTGTAGAGCTGCGCAACCGGGCCGAAGAGCTCCTGGCTGTACACATCCATTGCCGGGGTGATGTTGGTCAGCACCGTCGGGGTGAAGACATTGCCCTTCGGTGTGCTGTCGCCAACGAGTACCTCAGCGCCCTGGGAAATGGCATCCTGCACCTGTGCGGTGAGTGTCTTCGTGGCCGCTGCGGAGGAGAGCGGACCGAAGTCCCCACCCTCGTATGACTGGCCCGCGATGGCTGCCTTGAACTTCTCAGCGAACTCGTCGAAGTACTTGTCCATGACGACAATACGCTTGGAGCCGTTGCAGGCCTGACCGGTGTTGTCCATGCGGCCAGCGACCGCGTGCTCAACGGCGTGATCAAGATCGTCCGTGTCGAGCACCAGGAATACGTCGGAGCCGCCCAGCTCGAGCACGCACTTCTTGAGTGCGCGGCCGGCCTGCTCAGCGACGATGGCGCCTGCGCGCTCTGAGCCCGTCAGGGAAACTCCCTGGACACGATCGTCGGCGATGATGTCCGAGATCTGGTCGTGCGTCGCGAAGACGTTGACGTAGGCGCCCTTGGGGAAGCCTGCATCAAGAAACAGCTGCTCGAGCGCGAGAGCCGACTCGGGGCACTGCGCAGCGTGCTTCAGCACGATGGTGTTGCCGAGGATCAGGTTCGGGACGGCGAAGCGTGCGACCTGGTAGTACGGGAAGTTCCACGGCATGATGCCGAGGATGACGCCCGTGCCCTGGAAGCGGAAGAACGACTTCAGGCCGTCTTCGACCTCAAGCTCCTCGTCGGCCAGCCACTTCTCAGCGTTCTTGGCGAAGGCGGCCGTGATGGCGCCGGAGAATTCGACCTCGCCGATCGACTGGTCGAGGGGCTTGCCCATCTCGCGCACAATGATTGCGGCGAGTTCGTCCTTGCGCTCTTCGAAGAGCTCGGCTGCCCGCTGGGCAAGAGCAGCGCGCTCGGCGACCGTGGTCGTACGAGCCCAATCCGTGTATGCCTGCTGGGCCGCGGCCAGTGAGGCCTCGATCTCCTCCGTGGTCGCATCGGGGTACTCGGCGACGGTCTCGCCCGTAGCCGGGTTAATTACGGCAAACGTGCCCATAAATGACTCACTCCTTAGTGACTTCGTCGGGGATAGTGACGTCTCCCAGTGTCCCACACCGCGGTTCAGGACACTACCTCGGCGCGCACCGAATTCGTTGGGATCCAGGGCATCTATGCCACTGATTCCGCCCCTGTATGGCGCATTTTGTTGCGAAATCAGTTGATTTCCTTGATTTCGACAGATTGAGCAGAGTATTTCCTGAGTGTCTGTGAAGTTATTCCAGGCGTGCGCGCCGCGGGAAGAGTGTGCGTTGCGAGGAAAATGAGGCAGAATGTCATCGTGCATGACAATGACATTGAGCCATGCGATTGAAGACGTAATGATGCGCTCGGCGAAGACGCCGGAATCGAGAGAAGTACCGACATGACGAAGCACACGCTGCCGAACGCGACCGAGACCGGTCACATTCACGTTGGCAAAGGACTGAACGAGGGCGCCCTCGGCGTCGTTGGCTCCACAATGATCGGGCTTGCCTCGACTGCGCCGCTGTACTCACTCGCCGCGACGCTCGGCTACGTGATCCTCGCGGTCGGTGCGCAAGCGCCGCTCGTGTTTATCGTGGCCTGCATCCCAATGGTGTTCGCAGCGTTTGCGTATCAGGAGCTCAACCGCGAGATTCCCGACTGCGGCACGACGTTTGTCTGGGGCACCAAGGCGTTCGGGCCCATTACCGGGTGGGTCGGCGGCTGGGCCGTTGCCGTGGCCTCGATCATGGTGCTCGCGAACGTCGGTGAGATCACCGGCCAGTACTTCTGGCTATTGCTCGGAAATGAGGAGTTTGCGAGCAACCGCGCGATCGTCATCGGGACCTCGGTCATCTTCATGGCGATCATGACGTTCATCAGCACGATCGGCGTGCAGCTTGGAGAGCGGCTGCAAATGGTCCTCGTGGGGATCCAGATCGTGGCGATGGTCCTGTTCGGGGTGCTCGCGTTGATGAATGCCGATGGTGCTGCACATGCGGGATCTGTTGCCTTTGACTGGAACTGGTTTAATCCGGCCGAGCTCACCTCATGGGGCGGATTCATGCAGGCGGTGCTGCTCGCGCTGTTTATCTACTGGGGCTGGGACACCTGTCTTGCCCTGAACGAAGAAACGAAGAACCCTCGCACGACTCCTGGCCGGGCCGCGCTCTCCAGCATCGTCATCCTCATCGTGCTGTATGTCGGCGTCTCCGTCGCTGTGATGATGTTCGCAGGCTTTGGCGACTCCGGCTTCGGGCTCACGAACGCGGAGAACCTCGACGACGTCTTCACCGTGCTCGGCGGCGCCCTGTTCGGGCCGTGGGGGTGGTTCTTGATCCTCGGCGTGCTGCTCTCGGCGGCGTCCTCAACGCAGACGACGATCCTGCCCACCGCGCGCGGAACACTGTCGATGGCCGTGTATCGCGCGCTTCCAGCGAAGTTCGCTGAGCTGCACCCCAAGTTCAAGACCCCCTGGTTTTCCACGACCGTAATGGGGATCGCAGCAATCGTCTACTACGTAGGCATGTCGCTCTTGTCCGAAGATATGCTCGCGGATTCGCTCACATCAATGGGTCTCGCGGTCGCGCTGTACTATGCAATCACCTCGTTCGCGTGCGTGTGGTACTTCCGTGGCACGTTGCGAGACAGCGCGCGCAACCTGTGGTTCCGCGGCATATTCCCGGTCCTCGGTGGCCTCATGCTCGGTTACGCGTTCGTGCAGTCTGCAATCGACATGTGGGCGCGCGACTACGGCGAAACAGTGCTGCTCGGAATCGGAGGAGCATTCGTGATCGGCGTTGGCGCAATCCTGATCGGCTTTGTGTTCATGGGGCTGTGGTGGCTCCGGCCCAATTCGCGACCGTTCTTCCGCGGTGAGAGCCTCAACCGCGATACCGAAGTGCTCGTCCCCGACGAGTAGGCGACGCGCACGGATCCCGCCACGAGATGCAGGAAACCGAACTGTCATTCGCTCGTTACGGCGGGGGTCAGCCCTGGAAATGGAGGCGTCACGCTCGGATGCTGAACTGTGAACATGCGAAGCGGAACGGCAACTCCACGGTGGAAGCAGGTGTGTGCAGTGTGGGCGGGCATGCTGCCGGTCAACATCCTGGTCTCGTGGGCAATCGCCGCGCTTCCGTGGTGGGGTGCGGTCGCATTGCCTGCGCGATCGCTCATCCTGGTGAGCGTGATAGCGCCGGTCATGACCTGCGTAATGATGCCTCTTGTCACCAGACTGCTACGGCCATGGCTGACGAGGCACCCCGACCGTGTGCAGCACGAGCGCTGTCTGCGCGAAGCGTTGGACCAACTCGCAGCGCCGCCTCAGGCGGGGCAGCAGCGCACTGGCGCGGCGGACGCAGACGGGTCAGCGAGCCGCGTATCCTGAAGATATGAGTAGCGCAGACGCCTCCCGTGAGTGGTTCGACACGATTGTCGTGGGGGCGGGGGTCTCGGGCCTCGCGGCGGCAAGAGCACTGACTGCAGCTGGCCAGCGTGTTGTGGTGTTGGAAGCGCGGGATCGGATTGGCGGCCGGCTCCACAGCGAGCGGGAGCAGGGGCGGGTCACTGATCTCGGGGCGTCCTGGATCCATGGCATCACCGACAGCCCAGTGCACCAGGTGACACAGGCATTCGGCATGCGCGACGTCGAGTTCACGATGGGAAGTTTCCAGGCGGGCGGGCGGCCGGTCGCGTATTACGGGCCAGACGCTCAGCGCCTGAGCGACGAGGCCGCCGCTGCATTCATCGCCGACATCGCTGAGTTCGACACCCACCTGGCCCAGACCGTCGCGCAGATCGCTCCCAACTCCTCCTACGAGGACGCCGTCGAGGTGACGCTGACCAGGCTGGCCTGGGCTGCGGGTCGCGCCGATCGAGTACGTGAGTATTTGCGGCACCGTACTGAGGAACAGTACGGGGTGTGGATCTCAGAGCTTGATGCGCACGGACTTGACGACGATGAGACCGATGGGGAAGAGGTCGTCTTCCCCGACGGATACGACCGACTCGCGTTCGGTCTTGCTGCGGGCCTCGATATCCGGCTCGCCACTCCGGTGTCGCGGGTGGAATGGGGCTCAGGTGGAGCCACAGTGACCGCGGGGCAGCGCACCTTCGCGGGTGCTCGCGCGGTGGTTACCGTGCCGGTCGGCGTCTTGAAATCCAGCGAGTTTGTCATCACTCCGCCACTTCCGGAACCCGTGGCCGGGGCCCTCGAGCGGCTCGAGATGAACGCCTTTGAGAAAGTGTTTCTGCGCTTTCCCACACGGTTCTGGGAAGGCGCTGTCTCTGCGGTTCGCCGGCAGGGCGATGCTGGTGCCTGGTGGCACTCCTGGTATGACCTCACCGCGCTACACGGTGAACCCACCCTGCTGACCTTCGCTGCAGGCCCCTGCGCGCGGGAGATCCGCGAGTGGGACGACGCGCGCGTGGTGGACTCGGTGCTCACCGCGCTGCGTGAGATCTACGGTGATGCGGTTCCCGATCCGATCGCCGCACATCTTACGCACTGGCAAGATGATCCCTGGTCCCGCGGATCATACGCGTATATGACCGTTGGATCGGTGCCCGCAGACCATGAACTGCTCGCGACTCCGATCGGCGACGTGCTGCACCTCGCCGGCGAGGCGACCTGGCAGGATGATCCAGCGACGATCACGGCTGCGCTTTGCTCCGGGCACCGTGCGGCCGAACGGATCCTGAATCACGCGGTGCCGATCGCGAGTCTGAGCGACCCGCTCCCTGCCTCGGCTTAAGACTGAGGATTCGCGTCCCTCGGCCACCCCGGCTGAGTTCGATTCTGTGCGGACTGATCTGACGGCTGTCCGGACTGATCCGAGACCTGTGCGGACTGGTCTGACGGCTTTGCGGGCAGCGCCGGACTGTGCTCAGACTGCCCCGGACTGTGCACGGGCGGATCGAGATCTTGCCCCGCCTGGCCGGGAGAGTGGAGTTCGGCGGCACCCTGTGCTGGATCTTGATCCGGGCCGTGCACCTCGGCTACGGCGGCCGACGCAGACGCCGTCGCCGCAGCAGTTGCGCGCCGCACCCGCCGCCGCTTCGTGCTGCGCACGATCCAGATCACTGCAGCGGCAATGAGCGCGCCCAATACCAGCCACGGGAGCAGAATGCCGAGCAGCACAATCCCGCCTGAGAGCGCGACGCCCATGGAGGTGACACCGGCGACCAATCCGTCCCAGAACGACGTCGGCCCACCGCCGGGCAGCACGCTCGGTGTGGTGAGTGACACCCAGATCGTCGCCTCGTCGACCTGCCCCTCAAGCGCGGTGAGCTGCGCTTGCAGGCCATCGAGCTCCTGTTGCCGCGCTGAAAGCGCTGACTCAGCCTCCAGGAGATCGCTCGTCGAGGTTGCACTCTCCATGAGTGTTTGGAGTCGTGTGATTGAGGTCTCCAGCGCGGCGACGCGCGCTTGGAGGTCGACGTGCTCCGTTGTGACATCGGCGGCGGAACGGCTCTGCGATACGACGTCACCCACCTCGCTCAACCGGGTGAATGCCTCCTCGAGCTGATCCGACGGCACACGCACGGTCAGAGATGCGTTGGCCGGGCTCTGTGACGATGCTTCCTGGGAGAACTGCGATTCGACCGAACCGTTGAGATCAATTGCAATGGTGGCCACGCGATCGCTTGCGGCGGCGATGTCATCGACAGTGACGGAGAGTTCGCCAGAGCGCACGATTGAGCGGTCGATGGGCGCTCCAGTGTGTGCCTCTGCGGCGCCGTCAACGGCCTGATCGGTGAGGGGAGTGACACCGGGGACGTCGGATACCACGCCGCCGGCTTCCGGCAGCGACCCGGAACTGCTCTGTTGAGCGGCGCAGGCCGAGAGCGGAGCGAGCAACAGCACTCCAGTGGCGGCGAGGGCGAGTGTGCGACGACGATTCATGCTCACACCATAGTGTGCGAGGGCGGCAGAATCACCGAGGAGATCCTCCACCTTGGCTGTGGGTGAGTGGATTGTTACCGAGCGACTCCGCACCGTGGCATGCCTCGGCGTTCGTCGTTCGGCGTCCGCCGAGCGCTCAGTTCAGCGGGATCGTGACGGTGCCGGTCTCGGGCGGTGGCTCAATAGAGCGGCCGCGGAGGTCAGGGATCCAGCGAATCGTTCCTGCTGCGACCACAGCGCAGATCAGCAGCAGCGCCGTGGACACGACAATTGCGCCATGGGCGCCAGCGATGTCGATTGCCACGCCGGCAAGGGCTGATCCGGTGGCGACTCCAACGAGCTGGCCAGTGCCCACCCAGCCAAATGCCTCGGCAGTTTCGGAAAACTTCACGGTCGCGCTGACAATGCTGGAAACCGCGGCGAACGCGGGAGCGGTGCCGAGGCCACCGAGGAAGAGCACGGTACCCAGCCACCAGATGTTCAGGCTCACGAGACAGGCCGCGGTGCCGGCGAGCACCACAAGCACTCGAATCAGCAGTGATGATGGGCGCATTTCGCGGTGG
This window harbors:
- a CDS encoding NAD-dependent succinate-semialdehyde dehydrogenase; amino-acid sequence: MGTFAVINPATGETVAEYPDATTEEIEASLAAAQQAYTDWARTTTVAERAALAQRAAELFEERKDELAAIIVREMGKPLDQSIGEVEFSGAITAAFAKNAEKWLADEELEVEDGLKSFFRFQGTGVILGIMPWNFPYYQVARFAVPNLILGNTIVLKHAAQCPESALALEQLFLDAGFPKGAYVNVFATHDQISDIIADDRVQGVSLTGSERAGAIVAEQAGRALKKCVLELGGSDVFLVLDTDDLDHAVEHAVAGRMDNTGQACNGSKRIVVMDKYFDEFAEKFKAAIAGQSYEGGDFGPLSSAAATKTLTAQVQDAISQGAEVLVGDSTPKGNVFTPTVLTNITPAMDVYSQELFGPVAQLYKVSSDEEAISLANSSPYGLGSVVICDDLDRAERVGNQLDVGMVFIGGAGLEGADVPFGGVKKSGYGRELGKGGMLEFANKKLFRFAAK
- a CDS encoding APC family permease; translation: MTKHTLPNATETGHIHVGKGLNEGALGVVGSTMIGLASTAPLYSLAATLGYVILAVGAQAPLVFIVACIPMVFAAFAYQELNREIPDCGTTFVWGTKAFGPITGWVGGWAVAVASIMVLANVGEITGQYFWLLLGNEEFASNRAIVIGTSVIFMAIMTFISTIGVQLGERLQMVLVGIQIVAMVLFGVLALMNADGAAHAGSVAFDWNWFNPAELTSWGGFMQAVLLALFIYWGWDTCLALNEETKNPRTTPGRAALSSIVILIVLYVGVSVAVMMFAGFGDSGFGLTNAENLDDVFTVLGGALFGPWGWFLILGVLLSAASSTQTTILPTARGTLSMAVYRALPAKFAELHPKFKTPWFSTTVMGIAAIVYYVGMSLLSEDMLADSLTSMGLAVALYYAITSFACVWYFRGTLRDSARNLWFRGIFPVLGGLMLGYAFVQSAIDMWARDYGETVLLGIGGAFVIGVGAILIGFVFMGLWWLRPNSRPFFRGESLNRDTEVLVPDE
- a CDS encoding NAD(P)/FAD-dependent oxidoreductase produces the protein MSSADASREWFDTIVVGAGVSGLAAARALTAAGQRVVVLEARDRIGGRLHSEREQGRVTDLGASWIHGITDSPVHQVTQAFGMRDVEFTMGSFQAGGRPVAYYGPDAQRLSDEAAAAFIADIAEFDTHLAQTVAQIAPNSSYEDAVEVTLTRLAWAAGRADRVREYLRHRTEEQYGVWISELDAHGLDDDETDGEEVVFPDGYDRLAFGLAAGLDIRLATPVSRVEWGSGGATVTAGQRTFAGARAVVTVPVGVLKSSEFVITPPLPEPVAGALERLEMNAFEKVFLRFPTRFWEGAVSAVRRQGDAGAWWHSWYDLTALHGEPTLLTFAAGPCAREIREWDDARVVDSVLTALREIYGDAVPDPIAAHLTHWQDDPWSRGSYAYMTVGSVPADHELLATPIGDVLHLAGEATWQDDPATITAALCSGHRAAERILNHAVPIASLSDPLPASA
- a CDS encoding DUF4349 domain-containing protein, whose product is MNRRRTLALAATGVLLLAPLSACAAQQSSSGSLPEAGGVVSDVPGVTPLTDQAVDGAAEAHTGAPIDRSIVRSGELSVTVDDIAAASDRVATIAIDLNGSVESQFSQEASSQSPANASLTVRVPSDQLEEAFTRLSEVGDVVSQSRSAADVTTEHVDLQARVAALETSITRLQTLMESATSTSDLLEAESALSARQQELDGLQAQLTALEGQVDEATIWVSLTTPSVLPGGGPTSFWDGLVAGVTSMGVALSGGIVLLGILLPWLVLGALIAAAVIWIVRSTKRRRVRRATAAATASASAAVAEVHGPDQDPAQGAAELHSPGQAGQDLDPPVHSPGQSEHSPALPAKPSDQSAQVSDQSGQPSDQSAQNRTQPGWPRDANPQS